A stretch of DNA from Streptomyces rubradiris:
TGAAGAACGACGGGCTGTCCAGGTACTGGCACTTCTCGCCGTCCTTGCATATCCGGTCGAACGGCACGTCGGGCCAGTTGTCCCGGGTGTCCTCGGTGAGCGCGTCGCAGCCGGTGCCGGATGCCAGGCAGCGCTCGGCGTAACCGAACACGATCTTGTGCGAGGCGGCGGGAACCGCGCTGAACAGGGCGCCGGCCCGCTGTCCGTAGCGGATCTCCTTCAGGTAGCCGCCGCGGGTGTAGGACGTGCCGGTGTTGTCGTCACTGAGCTTGTCGTAGTTGTTGGTCTCGTCCTCGTACCAGTAGGTCGTGGCGTTGCCGTGGGTGTCCTCGACGTAGTCGAGGTTCCACCGCCATGCCTGCTTCTTGTCGCGCGAGGTGAAGCCCGTTCCGTCGGCGTAGCCGGGCTCGCCCTCGTCGTCGCCGAAGACCGGCACGGTCCACACCGACTTGGTGCGGACGTCGGCGGCGGCACCGTCGAGCTTGTTCAGGCCGAACACGAAGCGGCTGCCGTCGCCCGTGGTGACGGTCCAGTACTCGCCGTTGTCGTCACCGTTGTCGGCGCCGGTGGAGTGGGTGACCTTGGAGGCGTCGTCGTTCTTCAGCCGCCACTGGCCGGTGGTGTCGTCCTTGACCAGCTCGGTCGCCTTGCCGTTGAGGACGAGGGAGGCGTTGTCGTACTTCCAGCACAGGTCGTGCCGGTCCTTCTGCCCGTCGTCGGTGCACGAGCCGTACTTGCGCTCGATGTAGGACGAGGTGATGTCGAAGCCCTCGCCGACCTGGGTGCCCTGGTTGTTGCTGGTGGAGGTGCGGCCGTCGACGCTGCCGGAGTCGTAGGAGATCTCGAGCTTCGGGGCGTCGCCGGCGGCCGGTTCGGGCGCCTTCAGCGGGTAGGACCAGGTGAAGGTTCCGGAGCTGCCGCCCGCCTCCCAGGTCGAGGACGCCGACAGGGGTGTCGCCTTGTAGTCGCCGTCGGCGGAGGCCGTGCCGGCCGCCAGGGCGAGGGTCATGGTCTGCCCGGAGGTCGCCTTGGGGGCGAAGGCGAGATCGGCGGTGAGCCGTTCGTCGCTCCGCGCGTTGGTGAACTCCACCGGCGTCGCGGGCGGGCAGGCGGCGGTCCCGGCGGCGCAGTCGGGGATGCGCAGCACCTGGAGCCGGCCGGCCCAGTCGCCGCCGTAGGCGGAGGCGAACGCCGAGTAGTCGATGCCGAGACGGGCCGCGCCGCCGTCCGTGGGGCCGGTGACCTTCAGGACGACGCCCTTGACGCCGAGGTCGCGGGCGGCCTTCTGGCCGAGGACGTCGACCTTGACGGTTTCGGCGCGCTTGGCCTTCTTCGCCGTCGGCGGGGCGAGGGTGACGGGCAGCCGGCCGGGGGCGGCTTCGGCGGTCCCGGTGCCGGACGTCGTCAGGCGGGCCGAGCCGCCGGTGGGCCAACTGGTGCCGCGGGCCCGGTCCTTGGCGGCGCGGTCGGCGGCCGCCTGGTCGGCGCGGGCGGCGTCGCGCACCACTGCCGCGGTCCTGGCGTCCTGCTTCGCCTTGAACGGCGCGACCTGCTGGCCGCGCGGCGCGGACAGCTCGGGCCTGCCGAGGGGGTCCACGTCGTCGGCTGTGGCGGCGGGGGCGAGCAGCGAAGGCAGCAGGCCGATACCGACGACCGCGCTGACGCGGCGCAGCCAGGGGCGTACGGCCCGCGGCCGGTCGCGGCCGGAACCGGTCCCCGCGCTGGGGACCCCCAGGGGTTGGTGTCTCATGGGATTCCTTGTCCAGAAGGAAACGTAGAAGGAAGCGACGCCGAAGGGACGCGGCGGTCCGCGACGGACGGGCGAGCCGGTCCGAAGGCGCGGGTGACCGCGCCCCCGGACCGGCTCAGGAAGGGAAGGGCGCTGGTCAGACGCCGCCGAGGACCTGCGACCGGACCTGGTCGGCGCTCATCGCGCCGGTCCACACTCGTAGTTCCTCCAGGGCGCCGGGCAGGTGGTGCCCGGTGGTGCCGCCCTGGCTGCCGCGGCCCGCTGACAGGGCCCCGGTGCCGTACTGGGGGGTGGTGAACCCCGATGCTGTCTCCGAGGGCTGGTCGAACTCGCCGACGTAGAGGTGGAGTCTGCCGTAGCGGGTCTCCGACCTCGTCGCGTCGCCCGGGTCGGTCCACTCCCAGGACTCCTGGGCGTCGAAGACCCCGGTGACCTGCACCCAGGTGTCGGTCTCGGCGATGTCGCCGCCCGGCACCTCGGCGGACTGGGTGACCTTGCCGTCGGCGCCGACGGCGGTGCGGGTGAACTTCCACTGGTAGACACCGTCGGCGGGTTTGACCGCCCACAGCGCCCAGGAGGACTCACCGCCGTCGGCCTGCTGCCCGGCGACCAGGGCCTTGTAGCCGACCGGCTTCGCGGCGAGCTTGGCCGAGTCCAGCTGGACCCGGGCGGAGACCGTGAACGAGCCGGTCTCGTCGACCACCGGGCCGGTGGCGGAGGCGTAGCCCGCGGTGCCGTCCAGGACGAGGGCGTTGTTCTCCTCGTCCAGCACCGCTCCGGATGCCGACAGAGTCAGGCTCGGCGCGGGGTAGGCGGAGAGCTCCTTGACCGTGGTGCCGGTGGACGACGCGGCGTCCCACTGCGCGACCAGTTCGTTGGCCGGCACGCCGTCCTCCAGGAGCTGTGCCTGCTGGGCGATCTCGTCCGGGGTCAGCACACGCTGCCAGACGTTCACCTCGTCGAGGCGGCCGCGGAAGTACTCGCCGTAGGTGCCGCCGACCAGGGAACGGCCGATCTGAAGGCCGCCGGTAGAGACCCACGGCTGGTAGGCGGTCGACTGGGTGTTCAGCACCACGGGCCTGCCCTGGGGGCGGCCGTTGACGAACAGCTGGATGGTGTCGTTCGTCTTGTCGGTGTCGTTCTTCGTGTCGAACACGGCGGTCAGCTGCGTCCACACCCTCAGCGGCGGGTTCGTGGCGTCACCGAGCGATCTGAGGTAGACCGGATTGTCCTTGACGTCTCCGGCGGTGCGGTTGAAGACCCACTTCTTGTACGAGGCCGAGTAGTAGAGCGTGAACGCCGAACCGTAGGTGCCGGGGGCCGCCATCACCACCCGGGTCTGGGAGGTGTCGGTCAGGTAGGCCCAGGCCGAGACGGTGAAGGAGTCCTTCGTGTTCACGGCCGGGGCCGTGGTCGCGGCGTAGCCCGAGCGCGCATTCTCGTCCGAACCGTCGTTGAGCCACAGCGAGTTGTCCGCGTCGCCGCGCCGGGCCAGCGTCGACCAGCCCGCTCCCGCGGTGTAGAGGGTGGCGTCGTGGCGGGTGCCCTCGGCGGCGGTGTCCTTGGCGGTCGTCGCACCCGATCCGGGCAGGGCGTCGTCGAAGTGCCAGGTGCCCGTGGCGCCGGCCGCGGGGGCGACCTTGAAACTGAACTCCGACGGGGCGCCCCAGCGGTTGCGGACGTCCTTGGCCTCCACGGACAGCACCTGCGTGCCCGCCAGTGACGGTGTCACGTCGGACACGGTGACCGACTTGCCGGTGACCGCCTTGGCCTCCTTGGCCGAGGTGGTCAGCAGCCGCCAGCGGTAGCCGGTGATGTCGGTGTCGGCGGCATTGGGCTTGAAGGTGAAGGAACCGGGGACACCCGGGGCGCCCTTCCCCTCGCACAGGTCGGCGGTGCACTGGGTGTACGGCGAGCCAGGGGTGATGACCGGGGCCTTCGGCGCCGTCGAGTCGATCTTGAAGTAGCACCACGAGGAGTACGAGGAGAACAGGTCGCCGGACTTGCCGCTGTACGACCAGTGCGACTGGGTGCGCGAGCGCATCCGGTACAGGCCGCCGTCCGCCCGGTTCGAGGTGCGCATCTTCTCCAGCGTCTCGTCGGGATCCCAGCCGGTGGAGGGCCGGTATCCGGACCACACCTCGTGCCAGGCGGCGTCGTCACCTCGCTCGACGACGAACTCGGCCTGGAGGGAGCCCTCTTCGTCGCCCATGTGGTGCTCGACCTTGGTCTGCACGCGGGACTGCACCATGGGGTCGACGCGGGTGACGATCAGCGGGTCGGAGGAGGACGTACGGCAGTAGGCGGTGGTGCCGTCACCGGGGATGACCCCGACGCTGGTGGGCACACCCGGCTTGAAGGCGTAGGTCACCTTCAGCTCGGCGTTGTCGTCGAACCGCTTCCACGCCTCCGGGTCGGACTCGTCCTTGGCCCGCAGCATCAGCGTGAGCCGGCTGATCTGGCCGTCCGCGAACTTGCGCACCGTGGAGGCGAGGTTCTCGTCGGTCTCTTCCGGATTGTCGTTGAACTCGACCCACTGGTCGGGCTGTTCCGGGCTGCACTGGGTGCCGCGGCCGGCCGAGACGTACCGGTCTCCCATCTGGTCCAGCGACGTGGGGCCGGGCCACCGGGTGCCCTCGGAGATGTTGTTGGTGCGCTCCAGGTCCACCCACTTCGGGGAGCAGCTGAACGACCAGGTCTCGTAGGCGCGGAAGGTGGCGTCGAGGACGTACTTGCCGGCGAGCTGGGACGGCGAGAACTCGAAGTACATGCGGTTCGTGTAGTTGCTGCCGCAGTAGTACGGGCCCGACACGCTGCACCGGCCGACGCCGTAGTCGCCGTTGAACTGCCAGAACTTGTCGCCGTCGGACGACAGCACGGTGCGCTCGGACACGCCGAGACCGACCGAGGGGTCGATGTAGACGGGGTAGACGGTGTCCTCACCGCGCAGCAGGCCGAGGTCCGGCTCGACGGTGATGCTGTCGGCGTCGACCTGGACGGGCATGACGGCGCTGGTGTCGCCGGCCCCGGGCTGGGTGCCCTCCTCGACGGGGTCGGGTATCTCGCCTGCGATGGCGGCAGTGGTGAGCTGGGTACGAACGCCTTCGGTAGCCGGACGGTCGTCCTGGCCGGCGGAGTCCCACATCTGACCGGCCGGACCCTTGAAGACGGTGTTGCCGTCGGCATCGACGGCACGCACACCGCCGCCGGCGCCGGGCATCAGCCGCAGGTCGGTGGTGGAGGCGGTCAGCTCGATCTGCTCCAGGGCGGGGTCGGCCGCGGCCTGCGCCGTCTTGACGACCAGGACTTCGCGGTACCCCTCGGCGGTGGCGGTCAGCTCAAGGTCGACCCCGTCGAGCACCTCGGGGTAGATGGCCTTGGCGCCCACCAGGCGGGGCTCGGGCAGCTTACCGGGCCAGTCGATGTGCAGGCTGCCCTCATCGTTGGCCAGGCGGATCAGGCGCGAGCCGTCACCACCACCGGAGAAGGCCAGGTCGACCACGGCCGCCCGGGGCCCGACGCTGCCGTCCGGCCGACGCTCGAGCGTGGGGTCGACGGCACTCCAGGAACCGTCGTCACCCTTGACTCGCTGCGGGACCGCGGACTGCACGAGGGTGAAGGTGCCGTCCGGGTTGGCCGTGGTCGTGGAGTACTCGGTGCGCTCACCGGTGACCTCCACCGGTTCACCACTGGCCGCAGCGCGCCGGGCGGCCGTGGCGTGGTCGATCCCGGCGTCCGAGGAGACCGAGGTCGCCGCCGGGGCCGCGGGAGTCGCGGCGGCGGGTGCGGTAAGCGCGGCCAGGGAGGCCACCAGGGCCACCGAGGTCAGTCCGGCCGTCAGCCTGGCCGGACCGACGATCCGTCTGTGCCGGTTTCTCCCGGCCGAGTTGTCCCAGCGCACTCGTGCGCCCCCTACAAATTCTCATGCGATCTTCACAATGACCGCGTTAGTAAATAGCGTTCCACCCTCCTCGGCAAGAGTGTTCAAGATCACAGTCGCGTCAACTCGTGTCCTATACACATAAAATGACGCACCGCGGCGCCGGCTCACCGCGAACGCGTGGCTGTGGCCGACTCGGTTCCGCAGATCACCAAGCTCACCCGCCGCACATCACCGGGACAGCGGGAGCCTGTCAAGCGAGCGGTGTCACTGGGGTGGTCGGGGGTTACTGACGGGCTGCGGAAAGGCGGCCGTCGAAGGTGAAGGCGCTCAGCGCGGTCTTTTTCCCGTCCTGGCGGGCGGCATAGCGGAAGGAGTTCCGCAGCAGACGGACCACGCAGGTCTGAACGATCGTCCTCGGCGCCCTAGACCTCAGCCGCAGCCCTCGGCCTGGGGCCCGGCCCACCAGTTCGTCGATCAACTGGTCGTCCACGGCCTTCGCCGACACAGCCGGGAGTTACACCGAACGTCCTACAGTCCCGCCTTCTGCCACGGCCTGACGCCGAGCTTTCCGGTGGTTCCGAGGTCCAGGTGCGGGGTCACCGTCACCGGGTCGGCGCCCTCCTTCGCCCGGACCCGCACATGGGGCACGTTCACCGGTGTGCCGAACTGGGTGGTGTTGCGCCAGACCAGGCCGGCGGTCGCAGACTCGCCGGGCTCCAGCTTGACGGGCCGGGGCGGTTCGTCGGGTCCGGCGCCGGTGGTGATCTCACCGCTGCCGTGGAGGATCTCGACGCCGTCGACGGGCCGGAGCGCGTCGTCCAGGAGTTCCAGCAGTGGGTAGCCCTCGACGGTGTAGGCGTGTTTGCCGCAGTTGTCGAGGTGCAGGCCCACGACGCGCAGCCCCATGGCCGCGTCGCCCTTGTCGGCGCTGACCCGGATCCCGGAAGCGGGACACGTGCCCGGATCGGCCGGCGCCTCGTCCGCGGGGACCTTGGTCACTTCGAGCACCTTGGCCCCCGTCACCCGTGGCGTGGTCGGCGGCAGGTGTCCGGCCCGGACCGTGCCCCGTACGGTCCGTCCCGGGCCGACGTCGCGCACGGTCTCGGTTTGGTTGGCCATGGCTCCGCCGTCGGCGCTCGTGAAGGTGAAGACGACCGTGTAGGTCCAGGCCTCGGTGCCGTGGTTGGTGACCTCGTACGCCGCGGAGATCCCCGAGTCCGATTCCGTGGTGAGCCTGTCGGCGGAGACGAGGTAACTGCGGGTGGGCGAGGGGGAGGGAGAGGCCGTCGGGAGGGTCAGCGAGGTGATCCGTACGCCGTCCTTGCCTGGGTCGTCGATCCGCGTGACGTTCTGGGACGCCGACGCGCGGGCGTCGGTGCTCCCGGGCCCCGCGTGCTCCGTCCCGCACGCCGTGAGCAGTAGGGCGGTCGCGGCCAGAGCCGGCAGCAGGGGAAGGGGTGCGGCGGAAGGGCGGCGGAGGTCAGCGGGTCTGCGCATCCGGCCATCTCATCAAGGTACGCAGCCCCGCGCGTGTCGCGGAAGTCACAGATCCGGTCACAAGGGTGTCACAAGAGGGGCGGGGACGGCCCAAGAGGCCGTCCCCTGAGTGTCGTTGACCCGTCTCGGTGCGGTTCGGCCGATGCCGTCGTCAGCGAGCGGGGGCTGAGCGGCGAAACCGGGTCGCCGTGGCTCGGCGCGGTAGTCGATCATACGTTCATGCCCCTGAGTGAGACCCTTGCCCGAGTCGACGCGGACCTGGCCGCCGGCCGCGTTCCCCTGGCGCGGCAGCGCTTGCGCGGTCTCGTGTCGTCCTTCCCGTACGACCTGACGCTGCGCCGGCGTCTGGCCGAGGTGTACCGGCTCTACGGCGACGCCGCCGAGGCCGGACGCTGGATGTACCTGGAGGAGGACCGGGACGCCGAGGAGACCGCCGCCTTCGAGGCGCGCTACGGGTCTGCCGCGCGACGGATGAAGGCCCTCGCCTGGCGCGGCCCCGAGGCGATGGCTGCCAACGCCTTCGCGGAGCGCCGGCTGGTCGCGGTGCGGACCGCCTGCGCCGAGGAGCTGGGGCGCGCCGTCGACTGGGACGACCCGGACTCCTACCGGGACGGCCTGGAGGAGGAGTCCGGGGAGCCCTCCCGGCCGTGGTCCCTGAGCGGGGTGCTGATGGGCGCCGGCTGCCTGGTGGCGGTCCTCGCGTTCCTCGCGGTCTGGGTGGTCGGAGTCGTCGCCCTCTTCGACTGACACACGTGGTTCGCGGGCCTGTCCGCACAGGGGCGGCCCGGCGGTAGCGTGATCGTCATGACGGATGAGGGCGAGGCGCTGGTCGGCGGGATGATGAACGCGGGGGCGGTCTTCCGCCGCGGTGCGCTGGTCGAACGCCCGGCACCGCGCAACGCACGCGCCCTGCACGCCTGTCTCCGCGCGCTGAAGGAGCACGGCTTCGACGCGGCGCCGGCCCCTGTCGGTCTCACCGCGGACGGCCGCGAGCAGTTGACGTTCATCCCGGGGGACGTGGCGCTGCCGCCCTACCCGGACTGGGCGATGACGAAGGCCGCCCTCGCGTCGGTGGGGAGCTTGCTGCGGCGTCTGCACGAGGCCGGCGCGGCCGTCGCGGCCGACCCCCGTGCCGAGTGGCCCATGGACCTGGCCGACCCGGAGGGGGGAACGACGCTGTGCCACAACGATGTGTGCCCGGACAACGTCGTCTTCCGCGACGGCCGTGCCGCTGCCCTGATCGATTTCGACCTGGCGGCTCCGGGCCGTCCCCTGTGGGACCTCGCCATGACCGCCCGCTCTTGGGTGCCCATGCTCGATACCGGGTCCGCGGCCGGCCTCTACCCCTCCGGGCTGGACGCGCCGGCACGGCTGCGGATACTCGCCGACGGCTACGGGCTCTCGGCGCGGGATCGCGCGGCGTTGCCCGGCGTCATCGAGCAGGCCACGGAAGTCTGCCGGGCCTTCGTCGCCCGCCGTGTGGCCGACGGTGACCCCGTCTATCTCCGGGCGCTGGCCGAGCGCGGCGGATGGGAACGCTGGGACCGCGTGCGGACGTGGCTGGTGGACCACCGGGAGGCGTTCACGGCCGCCCTGCTGGACTGACCGGACGGTTGCCGGGGCACGGTCGCCTACTGCGACGGCGACGACCCCGTCAGGACCCGCGCCGTCCGGAGGAGCAGGCGCGGGCTCGTGAGGGCGCGCGGATGTTTGCGCATGTTCACCACGGCCATGAACTCCTCGTTGACGGCTCGGTCGATCACGGAGGCCTCCACGACCTTGTCACCGACCCAGCGGAGCAGCCGGTAGCCCGGCGGGTACGGGCCCGTCACGTGCGGCTGGGCGAGGTCGGCGACCGCGGAGACCTTCCATGCCGCGTCCACGACGACGCCGAGCCGTCGGAAATAGTCCCAGGCCGGCGCCTGCGGGGAGGCCCCCGAGCGCAGATGCGCCGACAGTGACGAGGCGGCGAGCGTGGCGAGGGTGAGCCCTTGGCCGTAGACGGGGTTGACGGAGGCGACGGCGTCGCCGACGGCGACGAGGCCCCCGGGGAAGCGCCCGAGGCGGGTGAAGTCGCGCCGGCGGCTCTCGGGGAAGCGGAATGTCTCGATGGCTCCGTCCCACCGGCAGCGGTCGGCCACTTCACGCAGCGGGGCGACACACCGGCGCATGCGTCGCAGGAATTCCCCGGGGTCCCGTCCGGGCCGGTAGTCGCCGTATCCGACCAGCACCACCGACCACCGGTTCCCCTCGACCGCCACGAGGGCGCCGGGCTCGCTGAGGCGCTGCTCGTAGCCGTTGGCGGGGCCCGGTGTCGCGTGGGCGACCACCGTGCCGGGAAGTTCGTCCCCGCGGTGGAACGTGGCGGTGGCGTACCCGAGGTCCACCTTCATCCGCTCCATGGGCGGACTGTCCCACCCGTGCCCGGCCAGCCACGTGCCCAGCCGGCTGGAGCGGCCCGTGGCGTCGACGACCAGGTCACCGCTCAGGTCGGCGAGGTCGTGTGGCCGCTCGGTGTCCTGGGCGGGCAGCACCCGGACACCGCGGACGCGTGCGCCGTCGAGGATCAGGTCTCGGACCCGCGCGGTCATCACGGTGACCTGGGGCAGGGCCAGCACCCGCCGGCGCACATGCTCCTCGAGGAACGGCCTGGTGGCGCCCAGCAGAGTGTTGTCCGGCAGGCAGGCCTTCAGCGCGCCGTCGACGTAGTACCGCACTTGCGGGCCTCTGCCCACCTGGGCGCCGCCGGCCACGAGTTCCTCGGTGATGCCGGGCAGCCAGCGGTCGAGCTGCGCGTGGCCCATCGACAACAGCGCGTGCAACTGCCGTCGGTGCGGCGCCCCTTGGCCCGTACCGTCCGCGCCATCGGGGTCGACGACGACCACTTCCTCGGCGTGGTCGGCCAGCACGCGAGCCGCGAGCAGCCCGGCGAAACTCCCGCCCATCACGATGGCTCGTCGCACCTCGAACCCCCTTGAAGCAGGCGCGCGCAGACCCGGCTCCGTCAACGCGTCATGCCCCGGCCGGAGTCACGATCGACAAGGACTCCAGGAACCCGTCGGCACCTTCACCTCCACCGTAAGGGCTCCCCGCCGCCCGCGTACGCCTCTCCCTCCGCCGAGTCCGGAATCCGCCCCCCACTTCATCCGGGTGAGTTACCGGTATCTACCGTGTCGGCAATCCGTCTACTGGCCGTGCCGCTCCAGGTAGATGGAGGTGAACACGGCGACCTTGGCGCGCAGGGCCCACGGGTCGAAGGGCTTGCTGATGTAGTCGACGGCGCCGGCCGCGTACCCGCGGGCGGAGTGCTCGGACCCCGTGCCCATCGCCGTCAGGAAGATGATGGGCACGTCCCGCGTCCTCGGGCGGCGTTTGATGTGGGCGCAGGTCTCGTAGCCGTCCATCTCCGGCATCTGCACGTCCATGATGATGACGGCGAAGTCGTCGTGGTCGAGCAGGGCCTTGAGGGCCTCCCGGCCGGAGGAGACGGTGACGAGTTCCTGCTCGAGCGTCGCCAGTACGGCGGTCATCGCCAGCAGGTTGTCCGGCTGGTCGTCCACGACGAGGATCTTGGGCATGCCCTGCCGTCCCGTCGGCAGCACGGCCGTCGTGGCCTGTTCGACGGCGTCCAGCTGGCGTTCGAGCAGATCGCAGCGGTCCTCCGCCGCGGCGCGCTGGGCCTGTGCCTCCTTCAGGGCGGCGCCGAGCCGTTCGACTTCCAGCTGGAGCGCGTCGCGCTCCTGGATGAGGCCGTAGACGTCCGGGTGCGCCTTGGCGAACTCGTCCGCTCGCCTCTGCTCGGCGATGCGGTCGACTTCGAGCTGGTTGAGCCGCGTCTCCAGGTCGGCGATGCGCTGGGTCCGGTCCAGCAGCGCGTCGCCGAGGACGTCCCCGCGGACGCTGGACCGCCGGGACACGTGGTCGGCGTCGGCCAGTTGCCGCTCCAGGATCTCCACCGCGTGCTTGGGCGACGAGGCGGCGTCCACGGCCGAGCCGTACAGGCCCCGCACCAACTCGATGGCCTCGGTGGTGACGGCGGTGCCGCGATGCTCGGCGACGTCGGTGAAGAGGTCGCTGATCACCTGCCAGGGAGGTAACCGGGTGCCGTTGAGGTACCGCGAGACCGTGCCCGGATCGAGCCGGCGCCGGGCCGCGTACCGGCGGACGGACACGTCAAGGCTCTCGAACAGCTCGCGCAGCGCCTCGGCCAATGCCCGGGAGGCCTGGTTCAGGTCCTCGCCGAGTGGTCGCAGCTCACCCATCGCTGTCCCTCCCGGCGGGGCCGGTGCCGACGGAGGCCGGGGGCTGGGGGGCGTCGTCCTCGGCGGCGATGAGGCGGTTGAAGAACGGCACGGCCAGTCCCGTGGCGGCGAGGCCCGCGAGCAGGCCGCGGGCCGTTCCCTCCCCGGCGACGGCCGTCAACCCGCTCGCCGTGGCGCCGGTGAGCAGGGCGAGCAGAAGTACCAAGGCTGATCTCAGTGACAACAGAGGACGGTCCACCGCGCGCTCCATTCGTGCGACCCGCCGCTGTACGACGGGACATGCCCTCCCCCATCCGGCCGATCGCGGACGGTGGAACAAGGATGGACGACGCCGGGGGCGTTGCGGTCCACAACCCGGAAGCGGGGCAGCGCGCACCGCCTGTTGCACGGACGTTGCCCGTCGCTCCTGCCGCCGTCCTGGCCGGTCAGGAGCGGGGCGCGTGATCCGTTGCCGCGGTGTTGCTCTGCAACGGTGCGCGAGGGGCGGTGCCGATGTGCGCCCGCCTCGCGCGCTGAGGACGGCCGTTTTCTCACCCCGGTCCGGCTTCCCGGCCTCGGCCCTCGGCAGCGGGTGAGTCCCGCGGCAACCTGCACGGGCAGGTCCGCGGCCCACTCCTCCGCCAGGAAACGCACCCCCGGCTTACCGTCGTGGTGCCGGACTCGCAGCGGAGCGCGGGCGGGCCGGCCGCCCACGGGTGGGCGGCCGGCTTCTTCGTGTCCCGGCACGTGACAGCCGTGCCGGTGACCGGTCGACGGGTCAGCTGACGACCTTGAGCTGCTTCGGCCAGCCGTACCGGTCGGCCGTGCGGAACAGGTCCTTGATGTGGGCGGGCGTGAGCTTGATGCAGGCGTAGGAGTAGTAGTCCCTCGCTCCGTCCCAGCGGTACGGGCTGTCCTTGCCGGGCAGCTTGGGGCCCTGCTGGCCGTTGGGCTTCATCTCGCTGTGGATGAACAGCTCGGTCCGCTTGGTCCGGCCGTTCTTGCAGACCTTGTCCTGGACGTGGACGGCGTAGCCGTTGACGCCGTTCCTGCCGCCGTTCTTGCGCTTCTCGTGCCCGAGCACCTTGTAGGAGCCGTTGGGCAGCCAGCCGCGCATCGGGGCGCACTCGTCCTTGCTGCCGTTGCCGGAGCCGGCCCGGTAGCTCTTGATCACCTTGTCCTTGCCGGGCACGCTCTTCATGAAGTACAGCTTCGACTTGGTCGGGTTGGACTGGTTCTTGTCGAAGAGGAAGTAGTACTTGCCGGTGCTGCCCGCGGCGGCCTGCGCGGCCACCGTCCCGGGCACCGCGGCGGCCTGCCGGGCCGGGGCCGCCTGGGAGGGCTGGGCGACGGCCGCCACTCCCCCCGTCAGCAGGATGCCCGTCAGCGCCATTGTCGTCAGTCGCTTCACGGTTGAGCTCCTTCCGCGTGAAACCCCCCGTCCGGGGAGCGGTTCCCATCCTGGAAGGCCGGTCGTGTCACAAACCTTGGACGGACCTTGCCGGGAACCTTCAGCCGCTGGTCAGGCATGCGTGGGTAAGTGCCGCGGGGCCCGGCTCCGGCCGTCAGTGACGTGCGTCCGGCTTCTTCGACAGGCCGGCCAGCTCGTCGACCAAGGGCTGGACCCGGTAAGGGATGACCGCGCTCAGCGCGATGACCGTCGTGCTGCGGCGGACGCCGGGCACCTCCAGGACGTGGTCGATCACCTGTTGTACGTGCTGATTGCTCGTACCCGCGATGCGGCACCAGATGTCGCCGGGGCCCGTCACGATGTGGGCCTCCAGGATCTGCGGCACGGCCCGCAGGCGCGCGGCGATCGCTTCACGGGCCGACTGGTCCACTTCGAACGTGGTGAACGCCTCGACCACGTGGCCGAGGGCGGCGACGTCCACGTCCGGCCCGTAGCCGGTCACCACGCCGGAGCCGGTCAGCCGGTCGAGCCGGGCCTGCAACGTGCCGCGCGCGACGCCGAGTTGGCGGGCGATCTCCAGCAAGCCCGCACGCGGGCGCTCCCGGAGCAGGCGCAGCATCCGGCCGTCGAGCCCGTCGAGTCCCTGTCGTGCCACCGCACCTGCCGATCTGCGACCTCGGAGACACTTCCTCGCCTCGTTTCTTGTCAGATTAACAAGGGAGTTGAGGGTCCGTTGCGTATTCGCCTGCCGGTGGCCCACGCTGTGGCTCCCCGTCCACGAGGAGCAGTCGTGAGGCAGCACACCCACCCGTTCATCCCTTACCGGCCCGACCGGTACGACGAGGCCGAGATGGTCCGGCGTGGCGAGGACTTCGTGTCGTTCCTCGAACGCCGGCGCAGCGTGCGGTTCTTCAGCGACGAGCCGGTGCCCCGTGCGTGCGTCGACCTCGCCATCGCCGCGGCGAACACCGCCCCGTCCGGGGCGCACCACCAGCCCTGGAAGTTCGTCGTGATCGGTGACGCCGGGACCAAGCACCGCATCCGGGTCGCCGCCGAAGAGGAGGAACGGGTCAATTACGAGGGCGGGCGGATCCCGCCCGAGTGGCGCGCCGCGCTCGCGCCCCT
This window harbors:
- a CDS encoding NAD(P)/FAD-dependent oxidoreductase, with protein sequence MRRAIVMGGSFAGLLAARVLADHAEEVVVVDPDGADGTGQGAPHRRQLHALLSMGHAQLDRWLPGITEELVAGGAQVGRGPQVRYYVDGALKACLPDNTLLGATRPFLEEHVRRRVLALPQVTVMTARVRDLILDGARVRGVRVLPAQDTERPHDLADLSGDLVVDATGRSSRLGTWLAGHGWDSPPMERMKVDLGYATATFHRGDELPGTVVAHATPGPANGYEQRLSEPGALVAVEGNRWSVVLVGYGDYRPGRDPGEFLRRMRRCVAPLREVADRCRWDGAIETFRFPESRRRDFTRLGRFPGGLVAVGDAVASVNPVYGQGLTLATLAASSLSAHLRSGASPQAPAWDYFRRLGVVVDAAWKVSAVADLAQPHVTGPYPPGYRLLRWVGDKVVEASVIDRAVNEEFMAVVNMRKHPRALTSPRLLLRTARVLTGSSPSQ
- a CDS encoding response regulator, with the protein product MGELRPLGEDLNQASRALAEALRELFESLDVSVRRYAARRRLDPGTVSRYLNGTRLPPWQVISDLFTDVAEHRGTAVTTEAIELVRGLYGSAVDAASSPKHAVEILERQLADADHVSRRSSVRGDVLGDALLDRTQRIADLETRLNQLEVDRIAEQRRADEFAKAHPDVYGLIQERDALQLEVERLGAALKEAQAQRAAAEDRCDLLERQLDAVEQATTAVLPTGRQGMPKILVVDDQPDNLLAMTAVLATLEQELVTVSSGREALKALLDHDDFAVIIMDVQMPEMDGYETCAHIKRRPRTRDVPIIFLTAMGTGSEHSARGYAAGAVDYISKPFDPWALRAKVAVFTSIYLERHGQ
- a CDS encoding Lrp/AsnC family transcriptional regulator, producing MARQGLDGLDGRMLRLLRERPRAGLLEIARQLGVARGTLQARLDRLTGSGVVTGYGPDVDVAALGHVVEAFTTFEVDQSAREAIAARLRAVPQILEAHIVTGPGDIWCRIAGTSNQHVQQVIDHVLEVPGVRRSTTVIALSAVIPYRVQPLVDELAGLSKKPDARH